A segment of the Panacibacter ginsenosidivorans genome:
GAACCAACCCTTTTAAAACAATTCCAAAACAAAAATGCTGTTATTCTGAAATTCACAAATGAGCGGGATGAAATAACCGGTTGTGTTTACCTGGAGCAGAAAGATCATAAAATTTATCTTGGCATGCTTAGTGTTTCGCCGGCCGCACAGTCGCAGGGTATTGGTAAAAAGTTATTACAAGCCGCAGAAGCATTTGCAAATGAGCGACAATGCGAAGCTGTTTATATGACCGTAATTTCTGTGCGTCAAGAATTAATAGCATGGTATAAAAGACATGGCTATGTTAATACCGGTGAAACAAAACCATTCCCTGTTGAAGAACGTTTTGGTGTACCCACACAAGCGCTTGAATTTATAGTACTCGAAAAGATAATTGCCCAGAGGCTAATATTGAACAAGCAATTGTAAAAAATTGCTTTGCTTATCACCTTACCTTTATTGCTAACTATAATCTCACCATTATGATAAAGAACAGGTCTCTTCTAATTGCATTGTTTTGTTTTTCTGCCGGTATGCTTTTTGCCCAGGATGATCATTCTAAACATCCGGACACTTCAGGCCCGGGTTGGGTTGATATGTTTAATACGGATCTTTCGAATGCACTCTTTCCAAAAGGAATATGGACCGTTGCTGATGGTGTTTTTACAGCCAGCGCTGATGAAGCATTGTGGAGCGAAAAAACGTATAACAACTTTATACTCGACCTTGAATTTAAAACAGCAGACGGTACCAATAGTGGCGTAATTGTTCATGCAAGTAATATGGAAGAATGGATACCACATTCAGTTGAAATACAAATTGCTGATGATTACTCTGCAGAGTGGAGTAAAGCTGTACCTACCTGGCAATGCGCAGCAGTGTTTGGCCACCAGGCGGCCAGTAAACGCACTGTAAAACATCCGGGAGAATGGAATCATTATACTATTACCTGTATCGATAGAAAAATATGGATCGTATTAAACGGTGAACTGGTAAATACTTTTGATATGAGCTTATACACTTCTGCAAAGAAAAACCCAGATGGCAGTGATATACCATCCTGGTTAAGTAACCCGCTGGCAGAAATTCCCTTAACCGGGCATATTGGTTTCCAGGGAAAACATGCCGGCGCGCCTATTTATTTCAGAAATATTAAGATCAAAGAATTGAAATAAGATATTCTCTATTTTTATTTCATGCAACATCTATTACTACTGCACGGTGCGTTTGGTGCAAAGGATCAGTTTGAACCACTGACTGAAAAATTAAAGGATGATTTTATTATTCATACGTTGAATTTTAGTGCGCATGGTGGAACACCAATACCAGGAACATCATTATCAATTGAGTTGTATGCTAAAGATGTATTGCATTATATGCTTACGCAAAATATTGAGCAGGCAAATATTTTCGGGTACAGTATGGGCGGCTATGTAGCGATGTATATTGCAAAGCATGCTGCTGATAAAGTAAAGAAGAATGTTACCCTTGCGTCTAAATTTCATTGGGATGAAACTATTGCTGCTAAAGAAGTAAAGATGCTTGACGCTGCTGCAATTGAATTAAAAGTTCCTGCCTTTGCACAGCAACTTGCTGCAAGACATGCACCTTCGGACTGGAAATTATTATTACAAAAAACTGCTGAAATGATGATGAATCTTGGCCGCAACAATACCCTAAGTATTAATGATTATAATTCAATTGCTACTTCATCTTTATTAATGCTTGGAGACAGAGACAAGATGGTTACACTGGAAGAAACGATTGCAGTTTATAAAAATTTACCCAATGCACAATTGAGTGTGTTGCCCAACACATCTCACCCTATTGAACAGGTAGATACTGATATGCTTTCTTATATTATCAGAAATTTTTTGTTGCACTAATTGCATTTGCTGAATACAGATCAAACTGTACAAGTGAGTGACACAACCAAAGTTTAATAGCAGTACAAAAGCTAAGTGTATAAAACAAAAAACCATCACCTTTTAAATGGTGATGGTTTTTTGTTAAGTATTATAAACCTGTTCTATTGCCTGCCACCATTAGGTTCCAGTAATTTAAAGAACTGGTCTAACTGAGGTAAAATAACAATTCTTGTTCTGCGGTTTGCCGCTTTGCCTTCCGGTGTATCGTTGCTGGTAACAGGTAAGTATTCGCTTCTTCCTGCAGCGGCCATACGTGCAGGCGGAATACCATAATCATTCTGCAATACACGTACAACAGATGTTGCTCTCTTTACGCTAAGATCCCAGTTGTCCAGCAGGTAAGCATTCTTTTTATAAGGCACATTATCAGTATGGCCTTCTACCATAAATTCTATATTTGGTTGGTTAAGCAACACCTTGGCTACTTTGCCCAATACAACTTTTGCCTGGTCTGTAAGATCAAAGCTTCCGCTCTTGAAAAGAAGTTTATCAGAGATGTCTATGAATACGACACCTTTGTCAACTTTAATATTAATATCCTGATCATTCAAATCACCAACTGCACCCTTGAGATTCATTACCAGCGCCATGTTCAAAGAATCTTTGCGGGCCATCTCACTTTGAAGATCTTTTATATACATATCTTTTGCGCCAATATTGTCCAGTGATTTTTTGATGCTTTCTGCCTGTGCACCGGATATTACAGAAAGGTCCTGCAATTGTTTAAGCGCTGCATTATTATTTTGTTTCAACAGATCGATCTGTGTGTTCAAAGCATCAATTTCGCCTTTCTTTTTACTGATGTCATTGTTTGCATTATTCAGGTTGCTTTCACAATCACGAAGCTTGCCCTGCATTTCTGCATAAGCGCCATTTAATTGTGTGTATTTTGCTTCAGCTTCTTTAAATTTCTTTGAGCTGACGCAGGAAAACAAAACAACCGGTAACAAGCCAAGCATAATTCCATTTTTAATTCTCATGAGATTCATGTTTTGAAGGTGAACAATTATTGAGTTAATATGCTGTAGGAATTTTGGCAACAAATGTAATTACTAAACTATATAGATTTTTGTAACTTTTGTTAATACATGGCTGTTGTAAACAGTTTGAAAAAATTATGTCATTCAGCTTACTAAAATAAAATTGCTACATTGTAATGCATTAATGACTATGATTCAGCAGTTTGCCGTTTTGTGATCAAGAAAATCAGGTACATAGCTTCAAAAGCATATGGCATCTGTTGTTGCGTCGCACACTTGTACAGTTAAATTTTATGGCAACAATGCAAAATATTTTATAGTATGGTACAAAATATGTTTAAGTGTAGCTCTAAATTTAAGTGAATTGAAAATTTCCATCAAAGAGCGGTCATTGATCGCCTGGATTGCCACCTTGTTTTTAAAACAAAAGAAAGTAGCGATTGTAACCTGCAACATTATTCATCTGTGGAATACAGGCAAAGAAGAATTTCTGGAAAACAAAAAGTGGCTTCAGCATGAACTGGTGCATGTATTGCAATACCGCGAACATGGATGTTTTAAATTTATGGCACTGTATTTATGGGAGTCTTTAAAAAAAGGCTACCATAGAAATAAGTTTGAAGAAGAAGCAAGATTGTACGAAAATGAATCTGCACTTTCTTCTTTGGTGCAGGTCAAATAACCCATTGCACTTCGCCAACATTGAATAGCTGTTCTGTTGCAGATTCGGTAATTAATTGTCCAAAAGCATTTACGCCTTTTACCGTGCAATTAAAC
Coding sequences within it:
- a CDS encoding DUF4157 domain-containing protein yields the protein MKISIKERSLIAWIATLFLKQKKVAIVTCNIIHLWNTGKEEFLENKKWLQHELVHVLQYREHGCFKFMALYLWESLKKGYHRNKFEEEARLYENESALSSLVQVK
- a CDS encoding alpha/beta fold hydrolase; the protein is MQHLLLLHGAFGAKDQFEPLTEKLKDDFIIHTLNFSAHGGTPIPGTSLSIELYAKDVLHYMLTQNIEQANIFGYSMGGYVAMYIAKHAADKVKKNVTLASKFHWDETIAAKEVKMLDAAAIELKVPAFAQQLAARHAPSDWKLLLQKTAEMMMNLGRNNTLSINDYNSIATSSLLMLGDRDKMVTLEETIAVYKNLPNAQLSVLPNTSHPIEQVDTDMLSYIIRNFLLH
- a CDS encoding 3-keto-disaccharide hydrolase; translated protein: MIKNRSLLIALFCFSAGMLFAQDDHSKHPDTSGPGWVDMFNTDLSNALFPKGIWTVADGVFTASADEALWSEKTYNNFILDLEFKTADGTNSGVIVHASNMEEWIPHSVEIQIADDYSAEWSKAVPTWQCAAVFGHQAASKRTVKHPGEWNHYTITCIDRKIWIVLNGELVNTFDMSLYTSAKKNPDGSDIPSWLSNPLAEIPLTGHIGFQGKHAGAPIYFRNIKIKELK
- a CDS encoding GNAT family N-acetyltransferase; this encodes MPITKANIEDISALLKLVNSAYRGEASTKGWTTEAHLLKGDLRTDEPTLLKQFQNKNAVILKFTNERDEITGCVYLEQKDHKIYLGMLSVSPAAQSQGIGKKLLQAAEAFANERQCEAVYMTVISVRQELIAWYKRHGYVNTGETKPFPVEERFGVPTQALEFIVLEKIIAQRLILNKQL
- a CDS encoding OmpA/MotB family protein encodes the protein MRIKNGIMLGLLPVVLFSCVSSKKFKEAEAKYTQLNGAYAEMQGKLRDCESNLNNANNDISKKKGEIDALNTQIDLLKQNNNAALKQLQDLSVISGAQAESIKKSLDNIGAKDMYIKDLQSEMARKDSLNMALVMNLKGAVGDLNDQDINIKVDKGVVFIDISDKLLFKSGSFDLTDQAKVVLGKVAKVLLNQPNIEFMVEGHTDNVPYKKNAYLLDNWDLSVKRATSVVRVLQNDYGIPPARMAAAGRSEYLPVTSNDTPEGKAANRRTRIVILPQLDQFFKLLEPNGGRQ